From the genome of Ananas comosus cultivar F153 linkage group 16, ASM154086v1, whole genome shotgun sequence, one region includes:
- the LOC109722094 gene encoding interactor of constitutive active ROPs 4-like: MPRSRGSELPQQRASPRAPLHLKTTACSDANGSVHHRPGAASSPKLDDRRSPRSAFHEKKRGTQVADLETKLKKAQEELKKLREQLASAESAKTDAQAALEEAKKRVAPQSPLPPPSAPNPVVAYENTNSALQLGTDEAEEVGDAPPSPATDVFEVVEVAAVPAESDNKENVCVGTEDGDDQEVELGEEAEKTMMIVEKNECAEKKKRDDGYAAEAAELRERVAEKEKEIEAAAAENAELKKAAEAAGARIRRMEEELRDSRERVGRFVEEVEAAEGAKEAAEAEVRRLKVQAEQWRKAAEAAAAMLAAADEGAVGRCGSMDKHLVAGGSGYGWGSPAVAIGEEAEEEGGAAAAAGAGKWRGGGXGGGDEDAGGAVEEEGAEVVEY; this comes from the exons ATGCCGCGATCcag GGGCTCTGAGTTGCCGCAGCAGAGGGCGTCGCCGCGGGCGCCGCTCCACCTGAAAACCACCGCGTGCTCCGACGCCAACGGCAGCGTCCACCACCGCCCAGGTGCGGCGTCGAGTCCCAAGCTCGACGACCGCCGCTCCCCTCGCAGCGCCTTTCACGAG AAGAAGCGCGGAACTCAAGTGGCGGATTTGGAGACGAAGCTGAAGAAGGCACAGGAGGAGCTGAAGAAGCTGCGGGAGCAGCTGGCATCTGCCGAGTCGGCGAAGACCGACGCGCAGGCCGCCCTCGAGGAGGCCAAGAAGCGCGTCGCCCCGCAgtcgccgctgccgccaccgtCGGCCCCCAACCCCGTCGTCGCTTACGAGAACACGAATTCGGCATTGCAATTGGGGACCGATGAGGCGGAGGAGGTCGGCGACGCACCGCCGTCCCCTGCCACCGACGTTTTCGAGGTCGTCGAGgtcgccgccgtccccgcggAGTCGGACAACAAGGAGAATGTATGCGTCGGCACCGAAGACGGAGACGATCAAGAGGTAGAGTTGGGAGAAGAGGCCGAGAAGACGATGATGATCGTCGAGAAGAACGAATGcgcagagaagaagaagagagacgACGGCTATgctgcggaggcggcggagctccGCGAGAGGGtggcggagaaggagaaggagatcgaagccgcggcggcggagaacgCGGAGCTCaagaaggcggcggaggcggcgggggcGAGGATTAGGAGGATGGAGGAGGAGTTGCGGGACAGCAGGGAGAGGGTGGGGAGGTTCGtggaggaggtggaggcggcggagggggcgaaggaggcggcggaggcggaggtgcgGCGGCTGAAGGTGCAGGCGGAGCAGTGGCggaaggcggcggaggcggccgcCGCGATGCTGGCGGCCGCGGACGAAGGCGCGGTCGGGCGGTGCGGGTCGATGGACAAGCATCTTGTGGCAGGCGGGAGCGGGTACGGATGGGGATCACCAGCGGTGGCGATCGGGGAGGAGGCAGAGGAGGAagggggggcggcggcggcggcgggcgcggGGAAGTGGCGGGGGGGGGGGNCGGGGGGCGGGGATGAGGATGCTGGGGGAGCTGTGGAGGAAGAAGGGGCAGAAGTAGTTGAGTATTAA
- the LOC109722368 gene encoding katanin p60 ATPase-containing subunit A-like 2, which translates to MGDAPLPTRWSFEDFKLYYDVRFGRKEEPKQEDSDGRSNANGSYANGAISANGSAKKNASDLAIFEQFERQERKMEMRPGVISERGDYEVPQKSLLPPFESAETRTLAETLCRDIIRGSPDVKWESIKGLENAKRLLKEAVVMPIKYPKYFTGLLSPWKGILLFGPPGTGKTMLAKAVATECKTTFFNISASSIVSKWRGDSEKLVKVLFELARHHAPSTIFLDEIDAIISQRGEARSEHEASRRLKTELLIQMDGLMKTDELVFVLAATNLPWELDAAMLRRLEKRILVPLPESEARHAMFEELLPSTPGEAEIPYDILVERTEGYSGSDIRLVCKEAAMQPLRRLMAVLEGRQEQVPEDEMPEVGPVTPEDVELALKNTRPSAHLHAHRYEKFNQDYGSQILH; encoded by the exons ATGGGGGACGCTCCACTCCCCACTCGCTGGAGCTTCGAG GATTTTAAGCTGTATTACGATGTGAGATTCGGGCGGAAGGAGGAGCCGAAGCAGGAGGATTCGGATGGGAGATCGAATGCGAATGGGAGCTACGCGAATGGCGCGATCAGCGCGAATGGGAGCGCCAAGAAGAACGCCTCGGATTTGGCGATCTTTGAGCAGTTTGAGCGGCAG GAGAGGAAGATGGAGATGCGCCCGGGAGTTATTTCGGAAAGGGGTGACTACGAAGTGCC CCAGAAATCCCTACTTCCGCCTTTTGAATCCGCCGAAACTCGTACACTAGCAGAGACATTATGCAG GGATATCATTCGTGGGAGTCCAGATGTGAAATGGGAAAGCATCAAGGGATTAGAGAACGCGAAACGTCTACTTAAAGAAGCAGTTGTCATGCCCATAAAATATCCGAA GTATTTCACTGGTCTCTTATCACCTTGGAAAGGAATATTACTCTTTGGCCCTCCAGGCACAGGAAAG ACAATGCTAGCAAAAGCTGTGGCTACTGAGTGCAAAACTACTTTTTTCAACATTTCAGCATCATCAATTGTTAGCAAATGGCGAG GTGACTCAGAGAAGTTAGTGAAAGTTCTATTTGAGCTTGCCAGGCATCATGCACCATCTACCATATTTCTTGATGAAATTGATGCTATCATTAGTCAACGTGGTGAAGCTCGAAGTGAGCATGAAGCAAGTCGACGTTTGAAAACTGAGCTACTTATACAG ATGGATGGCTTGATGAAGACAGATGAGCTCGTATTTGTTTTAGCGGCAACAAATCTACCGTGGGAGTTGGATGCAGCAATGCTCCGCCGTCTTGAGAAGCGT ATTCTTGTACCCCTGCCAGAGTCAGAAGCAAGACATGCAATGTTCGAGGAGCTTCTGCCGTCAACACCCGGAGAGGCGGAGATTCCATATGATATTCTGGTGGAAAGGACGGAAGGCTATTCAGGTTCTGATATCCGTCTTGTATGCAAGGAGGCAGCGATGCAGCCGCTGAGGCGTTTAATGGCTGTTCTCGAAGGCAGACAAGAACAGGTACCTGAGGATG AAATGCCCGAAGTTGGTCCTGTCACGCCAGAAGATGTTGAGCTTGCTTTAAAGAATACACGACCATCAGCCCATCTACATGCACACCGCTATGAAAAGTTCAACCAGGATTACGGCAGCCAAATTCTTCACTAA